From Gouania willdenowi chromosome 18, fGouWil2.1, whole genome shotgun sequence, one genomic window encodes:
- the LOC114480828 gene encoding mucin-22-like isoform X6 produces the protein MDTGQILSILLILSVAMDFVPTSTSAETITTVDPTSVWSTTDPQSTTMGELTTAESSATPESTTMEETTNTGSTEAPESTTVGSTEAPESTTIGESTTAGSTAPPQSTTMGESTTTESTAAPESTTMRESTTTESTAAPQSTTMGESTTTESTAAPQSTTMAETTNTGSTEAPESTTVGSTAAQQSTTIGESTTAGSTAPPQSTTMGESTTAESTAAPQSTTMGESTTTESTAAPESTTMRESTTTESTAAPQSTTMGESTTTESTAAPQSTTMEETTNTGSTEAPESTTVGSTAAQQSTTIGESTTAGSTAPPQSTTMGESTTAESTAAPESTTMGESTTAESTAAPESTTMGESTTAESTVAPQSTTMEETTNTGSTEAPESTTVGSTAAQQSTTIRESTTAGSTAAPQSTTMGESTTTESTAAPQSTTMGESTTAESTAARESTTMRESTTTESTAAPQSTTMGESTTTESTAAPQSTTMEETTNTGSTEAPESTTVGSTAAQQSTTIGESTTAGSTAAPQSTTIGESTTAESSAAPESTTMGESTTEESTAAPQSTRGETTNAGSTAAPESTTVGSTAPPQSTTMGESTIAGSTAAPQSTTRGETTTAGSTAAPELTTVSPGSTRMPMTTEGLTTNGTITAIVTTTGVPMTSGRTTTSDITSATTNEISIATQAMNSTLHPTTTMLTTSTTEAPPPTVVFTFVIVVVFTPELNNRDSEAFRELETQLVSACIVIYNGFTSFTGCFVRGFREVVSSSERRRRATGNTEADMAVQFNSTTPASEIPEANDVVNSFEEAVTSPNSTFNITIDPNSVRVIETIGITPNVTTAAPNATSVAPNATTSASNAITIATNATVATSNATTAAPNATSVAPNATTSASNATTIATNATIAASNATTAAPNDTSVAPNATTSASNATTVATNATIAASNATTAAPNATSVAPNVTTAAMNTTILPTTTRLTTSSTEVSSPTVFVAVIIVFVFTPDLNDRNSEAFRNLATPLVTGCENLYRPRFTSFIRCVVIDFRPAASSRERSRRATGNTEADIGVQFNSTAPASEIPEANAVVNSLKEAVASPNNTFNVTFVPNSVRLVETNATTPAPNVTTAAPNATSVAPNATTSASNATTVATNATIAASNATTAAPNATSVAPNATTSASNATTAAPNVTSVAPNVTTSAPNATTVATNATIAVSNATTSAPNATSVSPNATTSASNATTVATNATIAVSNATTAAPSATSVAPNVTTAAMNTTILPTTTRLTTSSTEVSSPTVFVAVIIVFVFTPDLNDRNSEAFRNLATPLVTGCEDLYRPIFTSFIRCVVIDFRPAASSRERSRRATGNTEADIGVQFNSTAPEANAVVNPLKEAVASPNNTFNVTFVPNSVRLIETNATTPAPNVTTAAPNATSVAPNATTSASNATTAATNATTAASSAATAAANATTAASSAATAAANATTAASSAATAAANATTAASSAATAAANATTAASSAATAAANATTAASSAATAAANATTAASSAATAAANATTAASSAATAAANATIAASSAATAAPNATIAATNATTAAPIAPTQAVTTPTTTAVASVETALTFTSPGETFTSDLLISGSQAFIDRSANMIRVLNRIYSPAFSTFVNSSVRGYRQGSIINDVSLRFAASSVPNGTQIANTLISAAPSITEFTIDTSSITVNGTASSGVTHKISLITASCTVLLSMLLSRLH, from the exons ATGGATACTGGACAAATCCTATCAATACTGCTGATACTATCAG TGGCTATGGACTTTGTTCCTACTTCAACTTCTGCAGAAACGATTACAACTGTAGATCCAACTAGTGTTTGGTCAACAACAGATCCACAATCAACAACAATGGGAGAGTTAACAACTGCAGAATCATCAGCCACTCCTGAATCAACAACAATGGAAGAAACAACAAATACAGGGTCAACAGAAGCTCCTGAATCAACAACTGTAGGGTCAACAGAAGCTCCTGAATCAACAACAATCGGAGAGTCAACCACAGCAGGGTCAACAGCACCTCCACAATCAACAACAATGGGAGAGTCAACAACTACAGAATCAACAGCTGCTCCTGAATCAACAACAATGAGAGAGTCAACAACTACAGAATCAACAGCTGCTCCACAATCAACAACAATGGGAGAGTCAACAACTACAGAATCAACAGCTGCTCCACAATCAACAACAATGGCAGAAACAACAAATACAGGGTCAACAGAAGCTCCTGAATCAACAACTGTAGGGTCAACAGCAGCTCAGCAATCGACAACAATCGGAGAGTCAACCACAGCAGGGTCAACAGCACCTCCACAATCGACAACAATGGGAGAGTCAACAACTGCAGAATCAACAGCAGCTCCACAATCAACAACAATGGGAGAGTCAACAACTACAGAATCAACAGCTGCTCCTGAATCAACAACAATGAGAGAGTCAACAACTACAGAATCAACAGCTGCTCCACAATCAACAACAATGGGAGAGTCAACAACTACAGAATCAACAGCTGCTCCACAATCAACAACAATGGAAGAAACAACAAATACAGGGTCAACAGAAGCTCCTGAATCAACAACTGTAGGGTCAACAGCAGCTCAGCAATCGACAACAATCGGAGAGTCAACCACAGCAGGGTCAACAGCACCTCCACAATCGACAACAATGGGAGAGTCAACAACTGCAGAATCAACAGCAGCTCCTGAATCAACAACAATGGGAGAGTCAACAACTGCAGAATCAACAGCCGCTCCTGAATCAACAACAATGGGAGAGTCAACAACTGCAGAATCAACAGTCGCTCCACAATCAACAACAATGGAAGAAACAACAAATACAGGGTCAACAGAAGCTCCTGAATCAACAACTGTAGGGTcaacagcagctcaacaatCGACAACAATCAGAGAGTCAACCACAGCAGGGTCAACAGCAGCTCCACAATCGACAACAATGGGAGAGTCAACAACTACAGAATCAACAGCTGCTCCACAATCAACAACAATGGGAGAGTCAACAACTGCAGAATCAACAGCAGCTCGTGAATCAACAACAATGAGAGAGTCAACAACTACAGAATCAACAGCTGCTCCACAATCAACAACAATGGGAGAGTCAACAACTACAGAATCAACAGCTGCTCCACAATCAACAACAATGGAAGAAACAACAAATACAGGGTCAACAGAAGCTCCTGAATCAACAACTGTAGGGTCAACAGCAGCTCAGCAATCAACAACAATCGGAGAGTCAACCACAGCAGGGTCAACAGCAGCTCCACAATCGACAACAATCGGAGAGTCAACAACTGCAGAATCATCAGCCGCTCCTGAATCAACAACAATGGGAGAGTCAACAACTGAAGAATCAACAGCTGCTCCACAATCAACAAGGGGAGAAACAACAAATGCAGGGTCAACAGCAGCTCCCGAATCAACAACTGTAGGGTCAACAGCACCTCCACAATCAACAACAATGGGAGAGTCCACAATTGCAGGATCAACAGCCGCTCCACAATCAACAACAAGGGGAGAAACAACAACTGCAGGGTCAACAGCAGCTCCTGAATTAACAACAGTATCTCCTGGGTCAACCAGAATGCCAATGACAACTGAGGGATTGACCACAAATGGGACAATAACAGCAATTGTAACCACAACTGGGGTACCAATGACATCAGGTAGAACAACCACAAGTGATATTACAAGTGCAACCACAAATGAGATTTCAATAGCAACTCAAGCAATGAACTCTACTCTTCACCCAACCACAACCATGCTAACAACAAGTACCACTGAAGCGCCACCACCAACGGTGGTTTTTACATTTGTCATTGTGGTTGTGTTTACACCTGAGCTAAACAATCGCGACAGTGAGGCATTTCGGGAGCTCGAGACACAGCTGGTATCAGCG TGTATTGTCATCTACAATGGGTTTACGTCTTTCACCGGCTGTTTTGTCAGAGGGTTCAG AGAGGTCGTCAGTTCCAGCGAGCGAAGACGGAGAGCCACGGGAAATACAGAGGCAGATATGGCagttcagttcaattcaactacACCAGCATCAGAAATTCCAGAGGCCAATGATGTTGTAAATTCTTTTGAAGAGGCTGTGACCAGTCCCAACAGCACTTTCAACATTACAATTGATCCTAATTCTGTCCGAGTAATTG AAACAATAGGAATTACCCCAAATGTTACAACCGCAGCCCCCAACGCTACATCTGTTGCTCCAAATGCCACCACCTCAGCCTCCAATGCTATAACAATAGCAACCAATGCAACAGTTGCTACGTCTAATGCTACAACCGCAGCCCCCAATGCTACATCTGTTGCTCCAAATGCCACCACCTCAGCCTCCAATGCTACAACAATAGCAACCAATGCAACAATTGCTGCGTCTAATGCTACAACCGCAGCCCCCAATGATACATCTGTTGCTCCAAATGCCACCACCTCAGCTTCCAATGCTACAACAGTAGCAACCAATGCAACAATTGCTGCGTCCAATGCTACAACGGCAGCCCCTAACGCTACATCTGTTGCTCCAA ATGTCACCACCGCAGCAATGAACACTACCATTCTTCCAACTACAACCAGGCTAACAACAAGTAGCACTGAAGTTTCATCACCAACGGTGTTTGTTGCAGTTatcattgtgtttgtgtttacacCTGATCTAAACGATCGCAACAGTGAGGCATTTCGAAACCTCGCGACACCGCTGGTTACTGGG TGTGAGAACCTCTACAGACCTAGATTTACGTCTTTCATCAGATGTGTAGTCATAGATTTTAG accTGCAGCCAGTTCCAGGGAGCGAAGTCGGAGAGCCACGGGAAATACAGAGGCAGATATAGGagttcagttcaattcaactgcACCAGCATCAGAAATTCCAGAGGCCAATGCTGTTGTAAATTCTTTGAAAGAGGCTGTTGCCAGTCCCAACAACACTTTCAACGTTACATTTGTACCTAATTCTGTCCGACTAGTTG AAACAAATGCTACAACTCCAGCGCCTAATGTTACAACCGCAGCCCCCAACGCTACATCTGTTGCTCCAAATGCCACCACCTCAGCTTCCAATGCTACAACAGTAGCAACCAACGCAACAATTGCTGCATCCAATGCTACAACCGCAGCCCCCAACGCTACATCTGTTGCTCCGAATGCCACCACCTCAGCTTCCAATGCTACAACCGCAGCCCCCAACGTTACATCTGTTGCTCCGAATGTCACCACCTCAGCTCCCAATGCTACAACAGTAGCAACCAATGCTACAATTGCTGTGTCCAATGCTACAACCTCAGCCCCCAATGCTACATCTGTTTCTCCAAATGCCACCACCTCAGCTTCCAATGCTACAACAGTAGCAACCAACGCAACAATTGCTGTGTCCAATGCTACAACGGCAGCCCCTAGCGCTACATCTGTTGCTCCAAATGTCACCACCGCAGCAATGAACACTACCATTCTTCCAACTACAACCAGGCTAACAACAAGTAGCACTGAAGTTTCATCACCAACGGTGTTTGTTGCAGTTatcattgtgtttgtgtttacacCTGATCTAAACGATCGCAACAGTGAGGCATTTCGAAACCTCGCGACACCGCTGGTTACTGGG TGTGAGGACCTCTACAGACCTATATTTACGTCTTTCATCAGATGTGTAGTCATAGATTTTAG accTGCAGCCAGTTCCAGGGAGCGAAGTCGGAGAGCCACGGGAAATACAGAGGCAGATATAGGagttcagttcaattcaactgcACCAGAGGCCAATGCTGTTGTAAATCCTTTGAAAGAGGCTGTTGCCAGTCCCAACAACACTTTCAACGTTACATTTGTACCTAATTCTGTCCGACTAATTG AAACAAATGCTACAACTCCAGCCCCTAATGTTACAACCGCAGCCCCCAACGCTACATCTGTTGCTCCAAATGCTACCACCTCAGCCTCCAATGCTACAACAGCAGCAACCAATGCAACAACTGCTGCTTCTAGTGCTGCAACGGCAGCAGCCAACGCAACAACTGCTGCTTCTAGTGCTGCAACGGCAGCAGCCAACGCAACAACTGCTGCTTCTAGTGCTGCAACGGCTGCAGCCAACGCAACAACTGCTGCTTCTAGTGCTGCAACGGCTGCAGCCAACGCAACAACTGCTGCTTCTAGTGCTGCAACGGCTGCAGCCAACGCAACAACTGCTGCTTCTAGTGCTGCAACGGCAGCAGCCAACGCAACAACTGCTGCTTCTAGTGCTGCAACGGCAGCAGCCAACGCAACAACTGCTGCTTCTAGTGCTGCAACGGCAGCAGCCAACGCAACAATTGCTGCTTCTAGTGCTGCAACGGCAGCGCCCAATGCAACAATTGCTGCTACTAACGCAACCACCGCTGCTCCCATTGCTCCCACTCAGGCTGTGACCACACCCACAACAACTGCTGTAGCATCAGTAGAAACGGCGCTAACTTTCACATCCCCTGGAGAGACATTCACCTCAGATTTGTTGATTTCTGGATCTCAAGCATTTATAGATCGATCAGCGAATATGATAAGAGTT CTTAACCGTATATACAGCCCAGCATTCTCTACATTTGTCAATTCATCTGTGCGGGGATACag ACAAGGATCGATCATTAATGATGTGAGCCTTCGGTTTGCAGCCTCCTCAGTCCCTAATGGCACACAGATTGCAAACACTTTAATTTCTGCAGCTCCCAGCATCACAGAATTCACCATTGACACAAGCTCTATTACTGTGAACGGCACCG CGTCAAGCGGAGTCACTCACAAGATCAGTCTCATCACTGCATCCTGCACGGTGCTGCTGTCAATGCTACTGTCAAGGCTACACTAG
- the LOC114480828 gene encoding mucin-19-like isoform X1, translated as MDTGQILSILLILSVAMDFVPTSTSAETITTVDPTSVWSTTDPQSTTMGELTTAESSATPESTTMEETTNTGSTEAPESTTVGSTEAPESTTIGESTTAGSTAPPQSTTMGESTTTESTAAPESTTMRESTTTESTAAPQSTTMGESTTTESTAAPQSTTMAETTNTGSTEAPESTTVGSTAAQQSTTIGESTTAGSTAPPQSTTMGESTTAESTAAPQSTTMGESTTTESTAAPESTTMRESTTTESTAAPQSTTMGESTTTESTAAPQSTTMEETTNTGSTEAPESTTVGSTAAQQSTTIGESTTAGSTAPPQSTTMGESTTAESTAAPESTTMGESTTAESTAAPESTTMGESTTAESTVAPQSTTMEETTNTGSTEAPESTTVGSTAAQQSTTIRESTTAGSTAAPQSTTMGESTTTESTAAPQSTTMGESTTAESTAARESTTMRESTTTESTAAPQSTTMGESTTTESTAAPQSTTMEETTNTGSTEAPESTTVGSTAAQQSTTIGESTTAGSTAAPQSTTIGESTTAESSAAPESTTMGESTTEESTAAPQSTRGETTNAGSTAAPESTTVGSTAPPQSTTMGESTIAGSTAAPQSTTRGETTTAGSTAAPELTTVSPGSTRMPMTTEGLTTNGTITAIVTTTGVPMTSGRTTTSDITSATTNEISIATQAMNSTLHPTTTMLTTSTTEAPPPTVVFTFVIVVVFTPELNNRDSEAFRELETQLVSACIVIYNGFTSFTGCFVRGFREVVSSSERRRRATGNTEADMAVQFNSTTPASEIPEANDVVNSFEEAVTSPNSTFNITIDPNSVRVIETIGITPNVTTAAPNATSVAPNATTSASNAITIATNATVATSNATTAAPNATSVAPNATTSASNATTIATNATIAASNATTAAPNDTSVAPNATTSASNATTVATNATIAASNATTAAPNATSVAPNATTSASNATTIATNATIAASNATTAAPNDTSVAPNATTSASNATTVATNATVAASNATTAAPNATSVAPNATTSASNATTVATNATVAASNATTAAPNATSVAPNATTSASNATTVATNATIAASNATTAAPNATSVAPNATTSASNATTIATNATIAASNATTAAPNATSVAPNATTSASNATTIATNATIAASNATTAAPNATSVAPNATTSASNATTVATNATIAVSNATTAAPSATSVAPNVTTAAMNTTILPTTTRLTTSSTEVSSPTVFVAVIIVFVFTPDLNDRNSEAFRNLATPLVTGCENLYRPRFTSFIRCVVIDFRPAASSRERSRRATGNTEADIGVQFNSTAPASEIPEANAVVNSLKEAVASPNNTFNVTFVPNSVRLVETNATTPAPNVTTAAPNATSVAPNATTSASNATTVATNATIAASNATTAAPNATSVAPNATTSASNATTAAPNVTSVAPNVTTSAPNATTVATNATIAVSNATTSAPNATSVSPNATTSASNATTVATNATIAVSNATTAAPSATSVAPNVTTAAMNTTILPTTTRLTTSSTEVSSPTVFVAVIIVFVFTPDLNDRNSEAFRNLATPLVTGCEDLYRPIFTSFIRCVVIDFRPAASSRERSRRATGNTEADIGVQFNSTAPEANAVVNPLKEAVASPNNTFNVTFVPNSVRLIETNATTPAPNVTTAAPNATSVAPNATTSASNATTAATNATTAASSAATAAANATTAASSAATAAANATTAASSAATAAANATTAASSAATAAANATTAASSAATAAANATTAASSAATAAANATTAASSAATAAANATTAASSAATAAANATIAASSAATAAPNATIAATNATTAAPIAPTQAVTTPTTTAVASVETALTFTSPGETFTSDLLISGSQAFIDRSANMIRVLNRIYSPAFSTFVNSSVRGYRQGSIINDVSLRFAASSVPNGTQIANTLISAAPSITEFTIDTSSITVNGTASSGVTHKISLITASCTVLLSMLLSRLH; from the exons ATGGATACTGGACAAATCCTATCAATACTGCTGATACTATCAG TGGCTATGGACTTTGTTCCTACTTCAACTTCTGCAGAAACGATTACAACTGTAGATCCAACTAGTGTTTGGTCAACAACAGATCCACAATCAACAACAATGGGAGAGTTAACAACTGCAGAATCATCAGCCACTCCTGAATCAACAACAATGGAAGAAACAACAAATACAGGGTCAACAGAAGCTCCTGAATCAACAACTGTAGGGTCAACAGAAGCTCCTGAATCAACAACAATCGGAGAGTCAACCACAGCAGGGTCAACAGCACCTCCACAATCAACAACAATGGGAGAGTCAACAACTACAGAATCAACAGCTGCTCCTGAATCAACAACAATGAGAGAGTCAACAACTACAGAATCAACAGCTGCTCCACAATCAACAACAATGGGAGAGTCAACAACTACAGAATCAACAGCTGCTCCACAATCAACAACAATGGCAGAAACAACAAATACAGGGTCAACAGAAGCTCCTGAATCAACAACTGTAGGGTCAACAGCAGCTCAGCAATCGACAACAATCGGAGAGTCAACCACAGCAGGGTCAACAGCACCTCCACAATCGACAACAATGGGAGAGTCAACAACTGCAGAATCAACAGCAGCTCCACAATCAACAACAATGGGAGAGTCAACAACTACAGAATCAACAGCTGCTCCTGAATCAACAACAATGAGAGAGTCAACAACTACAGAATCAACAGCTGCTCCACAATCAACAACAATGGGAGAGTCAACAACTACAGAATCAACAGCTGCTCCACAATCAACAACAATGGAAGAAACAACAAATACAGGGTCAACAGAAGCTCCTGAATCAACAACTGTAGGGTCAACAGCAGCTCAGCAATCGACAACAATCGGAGAGTCAACCACAGCAGGGTCAACAGCACCTCCACAATCGACAACAATGGGAGAGTCAACAACTGCAGAATCAACAGCAGCTCCTGAATCAACAACAATGGGAGAGTCAACAACTGCAGAATCAACAGCCGCTCCTGAATCAACAACAATGGGAGAGTCAACAACTGCAGAATCAACAGTCGCTCCACAATCAACAACAATGGAAGAAACAACAAATACAGGGTCAACAGAAGCTCCTGAATCAACAACTGTAGGGTcaacagcagctcaacaatCGACAACAATCAGAGAGTCAACCACAGCAGGGTCAACAGCAGCTCCACAATCGACAACAATGGGAGAGTCAACAACTACAGAATCAACAGCTGCTCCACAATCAACAACAATGGGAGAGTCAACAACTGCAGAATCAACAGCAGCTCGTGAATCAACAACAATGAGAGAGTCAACAACTACAGAATCAACAGCTGCTCCACAATCAACAACAATGGGAGAGTCAACAACTACAGAATCAACAGCTGCTCCACAATCAACAACAATGGAAGAAACAACAAATACAGGGTCAACAGAAGCTCCTGAATCAACAACTGTAGGGTCAACAGCAGCTCAGCAATCAACAACAATCGGAGAGTCAACCACAGCAGGGTCAACAGCAGCTCCACAATCGACAACAATCGGAGAGTCAACAACTGCAGAATCATCAGCCGCTCCTGAATCAACAACAATGGGAGAGTCAACAACTGAAGAATCAACAGCTGCTCCACAATCAACAAGGGGAGAAACAACAAATGCAGGGTCAACAGCAGCTCCCGAATCAACAACTGTAGGGTCAACAGCACCTCCACAATCAACAACAATGGGAGAGTCCACAATTGCAGGATCAACAGCCGCTCCACAATCAACAACAAGGGGAGAAACAACAACTGCAGGGTCAACAGCAGCTCCTGAATTAACAACAGTATCTCCTGGGTCAACCAGAATGCCAATGACAACTGAGGGATTGACCACAAATGGGACAATAACAGCAATTGTAACCACAACTGGGGTACCAATGACATCAGGTAGAACAACCACAAGTGATATTACAAGTGCAACCACAAATGAGATTTCAATAGCAACTCAAGCAATGAACTCTACTCTTCACCCAACCACAACCATGCTAACAACAAGTACCACTGAAGCGCCACCACCAACGGTGGTTTTTACATTTGTCATTGTGGTTGTGTTTACACCTGAGCTAAACAATCGCGACAGTGAGGCATTTCGGGAGCTCGAGACACAGCTGGTATCAGCG TGTATTGTCATCTACAATGGGTTTACGTCTTTCACCGGCTGTTTTGTCAGAGGGTTCAG AGAGGTCGTCAGTTCCAGCGAGCGAAGACGGAGAGCCACGGGAAATACAGAGGCAGATATGGCagttcagttcaattcaactacACCAGCATCAGAAATTCCAGAGGCCAATGATGTTGTAAATTCTTTTGAAGAGGCTGTGACCAGTCCCAACAGCACTTTCAACATTACAATTGATCCTAATTCTGTCCGAGTAATTG AAACAATAGGAATTACCCCAAATGTTACAACCGCAGCCCCCAACGCTACATCTGTTGCTCCAAATGCCACCACCTCAGCCTCCAATGCTATAACAATAGCAACCAATGCAACAGTTGCTACGTCTAATGCTACAACCGCAGCCCCCAATGCTACATCTGTTGCTCCAAATGCCACCACCTCAGCCTCCAATGCTACAACAATAGCAACCAATGCAACAATTGCTGCGTCTAATGCTACAACCGCAGCCCCCAATGATACATCTGTTGCTCCAAATGCCACCACCTCAGCTTCCAATGCTACAACAGTAGCAACCAATGCAACAATTGCTGCGTCCAATGCTACAACGGCAGCCCCTAACGCTACATCTGTTGCTCCAAATGCCACCACCTCAGCCTCCAATGCTACAACAATAGCAACCAATGCAACAATTGCTGCGTCCAATGCTACAACCGCAGCCCCCAATGATACATCTGTTGCTCCAAATGCCACCACCTCAGCTTCCAATGCTACAACAGTAGCAACCAACGCAACAGTTGCTGCGTCCAATGCTACAACCGCAGCCCCCAATGCTACATCTGTTGCTCCGAATGCCACCACCTCAGCTTCCAATGCTACAACGGTAGCAACCAATGCAACAGTTGCTGCGTCCAATGCTACAACCGCAGCCCCCAATGCTACATCTGTTGCTCCGAATGCCACCACCTCAGCTTCCAATGCTACAACAGTAGCAACCAACGCAACAATTGCTGCGTCCAATGCTACAACCGCAGCCCCCAACGCTACATCTGTTGCTCCAAATGCCACCACCTCAGCCTCCAATGCTACAACAATAGCAACCAATGCAACAATTGCTGCGTCTAATGCTACAACCGCAGCCCCCAATGCTACATCTGTTGCTCCAAATGCCACCACCTCAGCCTCCAATGCTACAACAATAGCAACCAATGCAACAATTGCTGCGTCTAATGCTACAACCGCAGCCCCCAATGCTACATCTGTTGCTCCAAATGCCACCACCTCAGCCTCCAATGCTACAACAGTAGCAACCAATGCAACAATTGCTGTGTCCAATGCTACAACGGCAGCCCCTAGCGCTACATCTGTTGCTCCAAATGTCACCACCGCAGCAATGAACACTACCATTCTTCCAACTACAACCAGGCTAACAACAAGTAGCACTGAAGTTTCATCACCAACGGTGTTTGTTGCAGTTatcattgtgtttgtgtttacacCTGATCTAAACGATCGCAACAGTGAGGCATTTCGAAACCTCGCGACACCGCTGGTTACTGGG TGTGAGAACCTCTACAGACCTAGATTTACGTCTTTCATCAGATGTGTAGTCATAGATTTTAG accTGCAGCCAGTTCCAGGGAGCGAAGTCGGAGAGCCACGGGAAATACAGAGGCAGATATAGGagttcagttcaattcaactgcACCAGCATCAGAAATTCCAGAGGCCAATGCTGTTGTAAATTCTTTGAAAGAGGCTGTTGCCAGTCCCAACAACACTTTCAACGTTACATTTGTACCTAATTCTGTCCGACTAGTTG AAACAAATGCTACAACTCCAGCGCCTAATGTTACAACCGCAGCCCCCAACGCTACATCTGTTGCTCCAAATGCCACCACCTCAGCTTCCAATGCTACAACAGTAGCAACCAACGCAACAATTGCTGCATCCAATGCTACAACCGCAGCCCCCAACGCTACATCTGTTGCTCCGAATGCCACCACCTCAGCTTCCAATGCTACAACCGCAGCCCCCAACGTTACATCTGTTGCTCCGAATGTCACCACCTCAGCTCCCAATGCTACAACAGTAGCAACCAATGCTACAATTGCTGTGTCCAATGCTACAACCTCAGCCCCCAATGCTACATCTGTTTCTCCAAATGCCACCACCTCAGCTTCCAATGCTACAACAGTAGCAACCAACGCAACAATTGCTGTGTCCAATGCTACAACGGCAGCCCCTAGCGCTACATCTGTTGCTCCAAATGTCACCACCGCAGCAATGAACACTACCATTCTTCCAACTACAACCAGGCTAACAACAAGTAGCACTGAAGTTTCATCACCAACGGTGTTTGTTGCAGTTatcattgtgtttgtgtttacacCTGATCTAAACGATCGCAACAGTGAGGCATTTCGAAACCTCGCGACACCGCTGGTTACTGGG TGTGAGGACCTCTACAGACCTATATTTACGTCTTTCATCAGATGTGTAGTCATAGATTTTAG accTGCAGCCAGTTCCAGGGAGCGAAGTCGGAGAGCCACGGGAAATACAGAGGCAGATATAGGagttcagttcaattcaactgcACCAGAGGCCAATGCTGTTGTAAATCCTTTGAAAGAGGCTGTTGCCAGTCCCAACAACACTTTCAACGTTACATTTGTACCTAATTCTGTCCGACTAATTG AAACAAATGCTACAACTCCAGCCCCTAATGTTACAACCGCAGCCCCCAACGCTACATCTGTTGCTCCAAATGCTACCACCTCAGCCTCCAATGCTACAACAGCAGCAACCAATGCAACAACTGCTGCTTCTAGTGCTGCAACGGCAGCAGCCAACGCAACAACTGCTGCTTCTAGTGCTGCAACGGCAGCAGCCAACGCAACAACTGCTGCTTCTAGTGCTGCAACGGCTGCAGCCAACGCAACAACTGCTGCTTCTAGTGCTGCAACGGCTGCAGCCAACGCAACAACTGCTGCTTCTAGTGCTGCAACGGCTGCAGCCAACGCAACAACTGCTGCTTCTAGTGCTGCAACGGCAGCAGCCAACGCAACAACTGCTGCTTCTAGTGCTGCAACGGCAGCAGCCAACGCAACAACTGCTGCTTCTAGTGCTGCAACGGCAGCAGCCAACGCAACAATTGCTGCTTCTAGTGCTGCAACGGCAGCGCCCAATGCAACAATTGCTGCTACTAACGCAACCACCGCTGCTCCCATTGCTCCCACTCAGGCTGTGACCACACCCACAACAACTGCTGTAGCATCAGTAGAAACGGCGCTAACTTTCACATCCCCTGGAGAGACATTCACCTCAGATTTGTTGATTTCTGGATCTCAAGCATTTATAGATCGATCAGCGAATATGATAAGAGTT CTTAACCGTATATACAGCCCAGCATTCTCTACATTTGTCAATTCATCTGTGCGGGGATACag ACAAGGATCGATCATTAATGATGTGAGCCTTCGGTTTGCAGCCTCCTCAGTCCCTAATGGCACACAGATTGCAAACACTTTAATTTCTGCAGCTCCCAGCATCACAGAATTCACCATTGACACAAGCTCTATTACTGTGAACGGCACCG CGTCAAGCGGAGTCACTCACAAGATCAGTCTCATCACTGCATCCTGCACGGTGCTGCTGTCAATGCTACTGTCAAGGCTACACTAG